A section of the Veillonella criceti genome encodes:
- the ttdA gene encoding L(+)-tartrate dehydratase subunit alpha: protein MEQVTQSQEMTRIIADFVGYMSKVLPDDVDAKIKELAADEKNPLAKTIYDTMHTNMELAKELSRPSCQDTGVLQYWVKCGAKFPLIGELESILREATLKATQETPLRHNSVETFDEFNTKKNIGLTAPYVFWDIVPDRDDVEIFPYMAGGGCSLPGSGKTLMPGEGYEGVAKFVLDLMTSYGLNACPPLLVGVGIATSIDTAALYSKKALMRPVSSKNPNEKAAYMEQLLEDGINSLHLGPQGMGGDKSVMGVNIENGTRHPSVLSVAVNVGCWNHRRGHLVFTKDGKCTVLSHSGVAY from the coding sequence ATGGAACAGGTTACTCAGAGTCAAGAAATGACTCGCATTATTGCAGATTTTGTAGGCTATATGTCGAAAGTATTGCCTGATGATGTAGATGCAAAAATTAAGGAACTCGCAGCTGACGAAAAGAATCCACTAGCTAAAACGATTTATGACACAATGCATACGAATATGGAATTAGCTAAAGAACTAAGTCGTCCTTCTTGTCAGGATACAGGGGTTTTACAGTACTGGGTAAAATGTGGTGCTAAATTCCCACTAATTGGTGAATTGGAAAGCATTTTGCGCGAAGCAACTTTAAAAGCGACGCAAGAAACACCATTACGTCATAATAGCGTTGAAACATTTGACGAATTTAATACAAAGAAAAATATTGGGTTAACAGCGCCTTATGTATTCTGGGATATTGTACCAGATCGTGATGATGTTGAAATTTTCCCATACATGGCAGGTGGCGGTTGCTCCTTACCTGGTAGTGGTAAAACTTTGATGCCTGGTGAAGGGTATGAAGGGGTTGCTAAATTTGTGCTTGATTTGATGACGTCTTATGGCTTAAATGCATGTCCTCCATTGTTAGTTGGGGTTGGTATTGCTACCTCTATTGATACAGCGGCTTTATACTCTAAAAAAGCACTTATGCGTCCAGTAAGTTCTAAAAATCCAAATGAAAAAGCAGCTTATATGGAACAATTATTAGAAGATGGCATTAATTCTCTTCATTTAGGACCACAAGGTATGGGTGGTGATAAATCGGTAATGGGTGTAAATATTGAAAATGGTACCCGTCATCCATCTGTATTGAGTGTAGCTGTTAATGTAGGCTGCTGGAATCATCGTCGTGGTCATTTAGTATTTACTAAAGATGGTAAATGTACTGTATTATCTCATAGTGGGGTGGCATACTAA
- a CDS encoding SLC13 family permease, with the protein MDGVIVTLVLLVFAIVMFVWEKIPLSITAMTVAVCLTLTGVLTPKEAFLGFVDSNVLLFMAMFIVGAAFFETGVAHAVGGLVNRFAKTERHVIIAVMVITGTMSTFLSNTGTTAVLIPVAMGLVQRTGIKATRLLMPLAIAASAGGNVSLIGSPGNMIAQSGLAQQNLAFAFFDYALVGLPVLLVGIAYFALIGHKLLPETPTHQVDTEYNTEADYSKVAMWRKVIAAATLVGTVLGMIFESQLGIKLHVIAWIGALILVATRTISEKVAVNAIDMKTILLFVGSLALAKALVKTGAGVMIADTIIKSLGDNPSPFMLLAVVFIIAAVLTQFMSNTATTALLVPIGLALAQQVGADPKAVLMATVIGGSVAFATPIGCPPNTMVYNVAGYSFMDYVKVGGPYLILSAITSLILLPIFFPFYP; encoded by the coding sequence ATGGATGGTGTTATTGTAACGTTAGTTTTATTAGTTTTTGCCATTGTTATGTTTGTTTGGGAAAAAATTCCCCTTTCAATTACAGCTATGACTGTGGCAGTTTGTTTAACCTTGACGGGTGTATTAACCCCAAAAGAAGCCTTTTTAGGCTTTGTCGATTCTAATGTGTTATTATTTATGGCTATGTTCATTGTGGGAGCAGCTTTTTTTGAAACAGGTGTAGCTCATGCTGTAGGGGGCTTAGTTAATCGTTTTGCCAAGACAGAACGGCATGTTATTATTGCAGTTATGGTAATTACAGGGACTATGTCAACGTTTTTATCTAATACGGGTACAACGGCTGTGTTAATTCCCGTAGCTATGGGCCTAGTACAGCGAACCGGTATTAAAGCTACTAGATTATTAATGCCTTTAGCTATTGCTGCTTCAGCTGGTGGTAATGTAAGTTTGATTGGTTCCCCAGGCAATATGATTGCTCAGTCAGGTTTAGCACAACAGAATTTAGCTTTTGCATTTTTCGACTATGCGCTGGTAGGACTACCAGTATTATTAGTAGGAATTGCGTACTTTGCATTGATTGGACATAAACTTTTGCCAGAAACACCGACTCATCAAGTGGATACTGAATATAATACTGAGGCTGATTATAGTAAGGTAGCTATGTGGCGTAAAGTGATTGCTGCAGCAACTTTAGTAGGTACTGTGCTAGGTATGATTTTTGAATCACAATTGGGTATTAAACTGCATGTGATTGCTTGGATTGGAGCTCTGATTCTTGTTGCGACGCGTACGATTTCTGAAAAAGTAGCAGTTAATGCTATTGATATGAAAACAATCTTATTATTTGTAGGCTCTTTAGCGCTTGCCAAAGCATTGGTTAAGACGGGGGCTGGTGTGATGATTGCCGATACAATTATTAAAAGTTTAGGGGATAATCCATCACCATTTATGTTATTAGCGGTTGTGTTTATTATTGCAGCGGTACTTACACAGTTTATGTCGAATACAGCAACGACGGCTTTATTAGTGCCTATCGGACTGGCATTAGCACAGCAAGTAGGAGCTGATCCTAAAGCCGTATTGATGGCTACCGTAATCGGTGGTTCAGTAGCGTTTGCTACACCTATAGGCTGTCCACCAAATACGATGGTATACAATGTAGCTGGCTATAGTTTTATGGATTATGTAAAAGTGGGTGGACCATATTTAATTCTATCCGCCATTACATCGTTAATTTTATTACCAATTTTTTTCCCATTCTATCCGTAA
- a CDS encoding DNA-3-methyladenine glycosylase I, which yields MNEQVGQCIWASRNELEQIYHDTEWGVPLHDDNKLFEMLILEGMQAGLSWTIIMKRREAMREAFDGFNIATLAQYTPEKEATLLENPNIIRHRLKIAALRKNAQAFQRVQAEFGSFDAYIWQFTEGKSIVGHWQRQEDVPATIPLAEKISKDLKKRGFTFVGPTIVYSFMQAIGIVNDHIVTCPCYKRLLTMTDSVE from the coding sequence ATGAATGAACAGGTAGGACAATGCATTTGGGCCAGTCGTAATGAACTAGAACAAATTTATCATGATACCGAATGGGGCGTGCCACTCCACGATGATAATAAATTATTCGAAATGTTAATTTTGGAAGGGATGCAAGCTGGTTTAAGTTGGACAATTATTATGAAACGACGTGAAGCTATGCGTGAGGCTTTTGATGGATTTAATATAGCTACTTTAGCACAATATACGCCTGAAAAAGAAGCAACCTTATTAGAAAATCCTAATATTATTCGTCATCGTCTTAAAATAGCAGCGTTACGAAAAAATGCACAAGCTTTTCAGAGAGTGCAAGCTGAATTTGGGTCGTTTGATGCGTATATTTGGCAATTTACTGAAGGGAAATCAATAGTTGGGCATTGGCAACGTCAAGAAGATGTGCCGGCTACAATTCCTTTAGCAGAGAAGATTAGTAAAGATTTGAAGAAACGCGGTTTTACTTTTGTAGGGCCTACCATAGTATATTCATTCATGCAGGCAATTGGGATTGTGAATGATCATATTGTGACCTGTCCTTGTTATAAACGGTTGCTTACTATGACTGACAGTGTTGAATAA
- a CDS encoding AraC family transcriptional regulator: MDFFNYAYDHGHIQFSQYIYRIGTYHYNWHPEIEILVVLQGRVEVCHDSEYTNLGVNDIIILPPQCGHATLALEPDTMAMVLHLHPSILAQYDRVFRQSTFFVTTDEGTQNLPLYVALREQLGRLILLLAKVQEDQFDMASLNKSNNRSFNATTLIDIPNLSIEHLFLQVLETLTAILLPHTHEPQGNPVAIQQEATFEKMITYIDKHYKESITLGDIASIGGYTESYASQFFKRQLGISFKTYLLRMRLRDAAVQLVNTKQQVVDIANQCGFSDVKSFNTAFRKHFHTTPSEYRRIATKVERQTMMDNWKEYIASDDVSINQCLQLYIAPIEVDKTERISEHDLSLATVQQIKSQLEDTLKQLDMALNSNKG, encoded by the coding sequence ATGGATTTTTTTAACTATGCTTATGACCATGGACATATTCAATTTAGTCAGTATATATATCGCATTGGTACCTATCACTATAATTGGCACCCTGAAATTGAAATACTAGTGGTGCTTCAAGGGCGTGTTGAAGTATGTCATGATAGTGAATATACTAACTTAGGAGTGAACGATATTATTATATTACCGCCACAATGTGGTCACGCTACGTTGGCTTTGGAACCAGATACAATGGCAATGGTCTTGCATTTACATCCAAGTATATTGGCTCAATATGATAGGGTATTTCGTCAATCTACTTTCTTTGTAACAACAGATGAAGGCACTCAAAATTTGCCACTATACGTAGCGTTGCGTGAGCAATTAGGCCGTTTGATTTTATTGTTAGCCAAGGTGCAAGAGGATCAATTTGATATGGCGAGTTTAAATAAGTCTAATAATCGTTCTTTTAATGCTACTACATTAATTGATATACCTAATTTAAGTATTGAGCATCTGTTTTTGCAAGTATTAGAAACATTGACTGCTATATTATTGCCTCATACACATGAGCCACAAGGGAATCCTGTAGCAATACAACAGGAAGCGACTTTTGAAAAAATGATTACTTATATAGATAAGCATTATAAAGAATCCATTACTTTAGGAGATATAGCCTCTATTGGGGGTTATACTGAGAGTTATGCGTCTCAATTTTTTAAGCGTCAATTAGGTATATCTTTTAAAACGTATCTGTTACGTATGCGACTGCGTGATGCGGCGGTGCAATTAGTAAATACAAAGCAACAAGTGGTAGATATAGCCAATCAATGTGGTTTTTCTGATGTGAAATCCTTTAATACGGCGTTTCGAAAACATTTTCATACAACGCCTTCTGAGTATCGACGAATTGCTACAAAAGTAGAGCGACAAACGATGATGGATAATTGGAAGGAGTATATTGCTTCTGATGATGTAAGTATTAATCAATGTTTACAGCTGTATATAGCCCCTATCGAAGTTGATAAAACGGAGCGTATATCTGAGCACGATTTATCTTTGGCAACGGTTCAGCAGATTAAAAGTCAATTAGAAGATACCTTGAAGCAGTTAGATATGGCTTTAAATTCAAATAAGGGATAG
- a CDS encoding MATE family efflux transporter, whose amino-acid sequence MTNTAPSLMGKIKQFIQLTIPIIITQFALTGGSFFSVVMTGQYSTTDVAGISVGFNIWIACYYGVLGILLGIAPIIAQLLGAHKTEDIPTVIIHGVWLALFFSALLIFSGLIFLKPLLHYLALEPAAYEICLQYMTAIAFALPPLILTCTLRNTVDCHGYTRYSMIIMSIGLLIHVTLNYALILGHFGCPALGGLGAGIATAIAYWFNCLAYLGVLLYKKPFSHYQISKQSFKIHWTPLREQLRIGIPIGIAVFCESSIFSLAGLAITYYGTQVIAAHQAAISFVNLFYGIPLSISMASTIVVGYQIGAKHYKEATHMSYIARGTAITIAALMSIIIFTNLPLFASFYTNDPDMVNIIASFMSYAAFFIIIDAFGTPVQGILRAYKDVAIISKIAIATYWGACIPIALGFMYLTDLGPYSVWLGLLGGVGLAGVLYIWRVMYLQSKRFQ is encoded by the coding sequence ATGACAAATACAGCGCCATCCTTAATGGGTAAAATAAAACAATTTATTCAATTAACCATTCCTATTATTATTACACAATTTGCATTAACAGGCGGATCTTTTTTCTCTGTTGTTATGACCGGTCAATATAGTACGACTGATGTAGCTGGTATTTCTGTGGGTTTCAATATTTGGATTGCTTGCTATTATGGCGTACTTGGTATTCTCCTAGGCATTGCCCCCATTATCGCTCAATTACTGGGAGCACATAAGACAGAGGATATTCCTACCGTCATTATCCATGGTGTATGGTTGGCCCTCTTCTTTAGTGCACTCCTTATCTTTAGTGGTCTAATATTTCTAAAACCGCTCCTTCACTATCTTGCCTTAGAGCCTGCCGCTTATGAAATCTGTCTTCAATATATGACGGCTATTGCCTTTGCCTTACCACCACTTATCCTCACCTGTACATTGCGTAATACTGTTGACTGCCATGGCTACACTCGTTATTCCATGATAATTATGAGTATTGGTTTACTGATTCATGTGACCTTAAATTATGCCTTAATCCTTGGTCATTTTGGCTGTCCCGCCTTAGGTGGTCTTGGGGCTGGCATTGCCACAGCTATTGCTTATTGGTTTAACTGTTTAGCCTATTTAGGCGTACTCCTCTATAAAAAACCTTTTTCACACTATCAAATCAGTAAACAATCTTTCAAAATTCACTGGACACCATTACGCGAGCAATTACGAATTGGGATCCCTATTGGCATTGCTGTTTTTTGTGAAAGTAGTATTTTCAGTTTAGCAGGACTTGCTATTACCTATTATGGCACCCAAGTCATTGCAGCTCATCAAGCGGCCATTAGTTTTGTTAATTTATTCTATGGGATTCCACTTAGTATTAGCATGGCTAGTACTATTGTCGTCGGATACCAAATAGGAGCTAAGCACTATAAAGAAGCTACCCATATGTCTTATATTGCAAGAGGAACCGCAATTACCATAGCCGCTCTGATGAGTATTATTATTTTCACCAATTTACCTCTTTTCGCTAGCTTCTATACGAACGATCCTGACATGGTTAATATTATAGCCTCTTTTATGAGTTACGCGGCTTTCTTCATTATCATTGATGCCTTCGGAACACCTGTACAAGGTATTTTACGTGCTTATAAAGATGTAGCTATCATCTCTAAAATTGCGATAGCTACCTACTGGGGCGCTTGCATCCCTATTGCCCTAGGATTCATGTATCTAACAGATCTAGGGCCATATAGTGTATGGCTAGGTTTACTTGGTGGCGTTGGTTTAGCTGGTGTATTATATATTTGGCGTGTTATGTATTTACAATCTAAGCGCTTTCAATAA
- a CDS encoding MATE family efflux transporter, with protein MNTIRQMSTLSRIKHFIALTIPIILTQFAITGGSFVSVVLTGQYSTVDLAGISVGFNLWTACYYGIIGIHLGISPIIAQLLGANEKDNIPTIIYHGLILSLCFFLLMLLLGVTLLDPILTHLQLEPAAYEICWQYLKAIAVGLLPLILTCVLRNTLDCHGYTHYTMYIILCGLGLHIFLNYALILGHFGFPPLGGLGAGIATAIAYWFNFLAFLLVLVLGKPFKSYHLFRRCFTFDFTYIQEQLRLGIPIGLAIFAESSIFSLAGIAATAYGTSIIAAHQAALSFTSLFYGVPLSIGIAATITVGYAVGAKDLHEAKIYSYIARGLAVVLAMTICLYTFTHLPTIAGYYTNDPNMVDLIGSFLSYAVFFTVIDALGTPIQGILRGYKDVRIISIIALSSFCGTSIPIAAIFTFLFNYGPYAIWIGLLGSTLIAALLFTWRVWYIQHKTFKQYQTL; from the coding sequence ATGAATACAATACGTCAAATGAGTACGCTTAGTAGAATTAAACATTTTATCGCCTTAACAATACCAATCATCTTGACACAATTTGCCATTACAGGCGGTTCCTTTGTCTCAGTTGTATTAACCGGGCAATACAGCACAGTGGATTTAGCCGGAATTTCGGTAGGCTTTAATCTATGGACGGCCTGTTATTATGGTATCATTGGGATTCATCTAGGCATTTCACCAATTATTGCTCAATTACTGGGCGCAAACGAGAAAGATAACATTCCAACCATTATCTATCATGGTCTCATTTTATCTCTTTGTTTCTTTCTGCTAATGTTGCTACTAGGCGTTACACTTTTAGATCCCATTTTAACACATTTACAATTAGAGCCAGCTGCTTATGAAATATGTTGGCAATACTTAAAAGCTATCGCAGTTGGATTATTACCACTGATTCTAACTTGTGTATTACGCAATACCTTAGACTGTCACGGCTATACACACTACACTATGTATATTATCCTCTGCGGGTTAGGCCTCCATATTTTTTTAAACTATGCGCTCATTCTAGGTCATTTTGGCTTTCCCCCACTCGGCGGTTTAGGGGCCGGCATTGCTACTGCCATTGCCTATTGGTTTAACTTTCTAGCTTTTTTATTAGTATTAGTACTAGGCAAGCCCTTCAAAAGCTATCACTTGTTCCGCCGTTGTTTTACCTTTGACTTCACCTATATTCAGGAGCAATTGCGACTAGGTATTCCCATTGGTCTCGCTATCTTTGCTGAAAGTAGTATCTTTAGTCTCGCAGGCATCGCTGCCACGGCCTATGGTACAAGTATTATTGCCGCCCATCAAGCGGCCTTAAGTTTCACCTCCCTCTTTTATGGGGTCCCCTTAAGTATTGGTATTGCTGCCACTATTACTGTGGGCTATGCTGTTGGTGCTAAGGACCTCCATGAAGCTAAAATATACTCTTATATTGCTCGTGGATTAGCCGTTGTTCTTGCTATGACGATCTGCCTTTATACCTTTACCCATCTGCCTACCATTGCTGGTTATTATACAAACGACCCTAATATGGTTGATTTAATTGGAAGCTTCTTAAGTTATGCCGTCTTCTTTACAGTCATTGATGCGTTGGGTACGCCCATCCAAGGCATTCTAAGAGGCTATAAAGATGTGCGTATTATTTCCATTATCGCCTTATCAAGCTTCTGTGGTACTAGCATTCCTATTGCAGCAATCTTCACTTTTCTCTTTAATTATGGCCCTTATGCTATTTGGATTGGCCTCTTAGGTAGCACCTTAATTGCTGCCTTACTCTTTACCTGGCGGGTCTGGTATATTCAACATAAAACCTTTAAACAATACCAGACTCTATAA
- a CDS encoding M20/M25/M40 family metallo-hydrolase: protein MIQEKRVLDEFFELVQIPCSTLNERVVADLLTKRLEDLGFTVEEDNAGEKLGGNTGNLVATRKGTVPEAPMIMLTAHMDCVEPCANIKPQLKDGLITSDGTTVLGGDDKAGVVAILEALRVVKEENLPHGDIQVVFTIAEEGGVNGSKNMDSSLLKAKLGFTFDTSGAPGRIVHKAPGQNKVRAVITGKAAHAGNAPEKGINAIVAAGHMLTKLPQGRLDEETTCNIGTISGGRATNIVADEATILLETRSRNKAKLDKLTADVVAIFEAGATETNTTVDVKVLPAYDPFDLAVDSETIKLASKAAEELGFPVNVVESGGGSDASFFNAYGVPTAVLGVGMTNVHTKDECLLEEDLYNSARLATQIIIEAAKQ, encoded by the coding sequence ATGATTCAAGAAAAGCGTGTCCTTGACGAATTCTTTGAGCTTGTTCAGATTCCTTGCTCCACATTAAACGAACGGGTAGTAGCTGATCTACTTACCAAACGACTAGAAGATTTAGGATTCACAGTAGAAGAAGACAATGCTGGTGAAAAACTAGGCGGTAATACAGGCAACTTAGTAGCTACTCGTAAAGGTACCGTTCCAGAAGCACCTATGATTATGTTAACAGCTCACATGGACTGCGTAGAACCTTGTGCAAATATTAAACCTCAACTTAAAGATGGTCTCATTACATCAGATGGTACCACTGTGTTGGGTGGCGACGATAAAGCCGGTGTAGTCGCTATTTTAGAAGCATTACGCGTTGTCAAAGAGGAAAATTTACCTCATGGCGATATTCAAGTTGTATTTACTATCGCTGAAGAAGGTGGCGTTAATGGCTCCAAAAATATGGATTCCTCCTTGTTAAAAGCTAAATTAGGGTTTACCTTTGATACCTCTGGTGCCCCAGGTCGTATTGTACACAAAGCACCAGGCCAAAACAAAGTCCGCGCCGTTATTACAGGTAAAGCTGCTCATGCAGGCAATGCTCCTGAAAAAGGGATTAATGCTATTGTAGCCGCGGGCCATATGTTAACTAAATTACCACAAGGTCGTCTTGATGAAGAAACAACTTGCAATATTGGTACTATTAGCGGTGGTCGTGCCACAAATATCGTAGCTGATGAAGCCACCATTCTTTTAGAAACCCGTAGCCGCAATAAAGCGAAACTCGACAAATTAACAGCTGATGTAGTAGCGATTTTCGAAGCCGGTGCTACAGAGACAAATACAACGGTCGATGTAAAAGTATTACCTGCTTATGATCCATTTGATTTAGCTGTTGATTCTGAAACGATTAAATTAGCTAGTAAAGCAGCAGAAGAATTAGGTTTCCCTGTAAACGTAGTGGAATCTGGTGGCGGTAGTGATGCTAGCTTCTTCAATGCCTATGGTGTACCAACAGCCGTTCTTGGTGTGGGCATGACGAATGTACATACCAAAGATGAATGTTTATTAGAAGAAGATTTATATAATTCAGCACGCTTAGCGACTCAAATTATTATTGAAGCCGCTAAACAATAA
- the dcuC gene encoding C4-dicarboxylate transporter DcuC encodes MMQLLGGVIVIVAFAAIIRKYETRTVLLIAGALMCLIGGVMGQFMDSFVKTMIHGSLVPTICTVMGFAFVMKHTECDQHLVHALSGLISKSHAVIIPLAMLVTWWLNIAVTSAAGAAAAIGSILIPALIAAGVHPAMAGAAILAGTWGSTISPGNTHVAFISKMASVDVMYVVLETAVPAIIASFVVAIALTLVAAVKKEGPSKARQQALESEGDASLTAKLKVNPLKALAPIIPLVILVVTNLNLPMIKAMGISKVSVPAAMIIGCVIALLIARANPQEVTKNFFKGMGEAYGSIIGLIIAAAVFTQGMQAMGLTDALLTYMKDSESIAKIAGSFGPFIIAILCGSGDAAALAFNGAITPHAATFGMNMVDLGSLAQISGAIGRSTSPVAGAAIICATLAKVSPMELAKRNIIPMLAGVITFLILF; translated from the coding sequence ATGATGCAACTACTAGGCGGGGTAATCGTTATTGTCGCCTTTGCCGCCATCATTCGCAAGTATGAAACACGTACAGTTTTACTCATCGCAGGGGCTTTAATGTGCTTAATCGGCGGTGTGATGGGCCAATTTATGGATTCCTTTGTTAAAACCATGATTCATGGCTCATTAGTACCTACCATCTGTACCGTTATGGGCTTTGCCTTCGTTATGAAACACACTGAATGTGATCAGCATTTGGTACATGCCTTATCTGGACTTATCTCCAAAAGCCATGCTGTAATTATTCCGTTAGCTATGTTAGTCACTTGGTGGCTTAACATTGCCGTAACCAGTGCTGCTGGTGCTGCAGCTGCCATTGGCAGTATTTTAATTCCAGCATTAATCGCAGCAGGCGTGCATCCAGCAATGGCTGGAGCCGCTATATTGGCGGGTACTTGGGGCAGTACAATTAGCCCTGGTAACACGCATGTGGCTTTTATTTCCAAAATGGCTAGTGTTGATGTAATGTACGTTGTACTCGAAACAGCTGTTCCAGCTATTATTGCTTCTTTCGTCGTAGCTATTGCTCTTACATTAGTAGCTGCCGTAAAAAAAGAAGGCCCTTCTAAAGCACGTCAACAAGCTTTAGAATCCGAAGGCGATGCTTCTTTAACAGCTAAATTAAAAGTAAATCCATTAAAAGCATTAGCTCCTATTATTCCATTAGTCATTCTAGTTGTTACCAACTTAAACTTGCCTATGATTAAGGCTATGGGCATTTCTAAAGTCAGTGTACCAGCAGCCATGATTATTGGCTGTGTTATCGCTTTACTCATTGCACGCGCTAACCCACAAGAAGTTACTAAAAATTTCTTCAAAGGTATGGGCGAAGCCTATGGTAGTATTATTGGCCTTATCATTGCAGCGGCCGTATTTACCCAAGGTATGCAAGCCATGGGCCTTACAGATGCTTTACTTACTTATATGAAAGACTCCGAATCAATTGCTAAAATCGCAGGTAGCTTTGGACCTTTCATCATTGCTATTCTCTGTGGTTCTGGTGATGCAGCGGCTTTGGCATTCAACGGTGCCATTACACCACATGCAGCTACCTTTGGTATGAACATGGTCGATCTTGGTTCCTTAGCTCAAATTTCTGGGGCGATTGGTCGTTCCACGTCCCCTGTAGCAGGCGCTGCCATTATCTGTGCAACCCTCGCTAAAGTAAGCCCTATGGAATTAGCCAAACGCAACATTATTCCTATGTTGGCCGGTGTTATTACATTCTTAATTCTATTCTAA
- a CDS encoding amidohydrolase, translated as MSTYKSIAFANDNRDRFITLRRDLHQHPEPGWLEYRTAAIAADRLTELGYDLKVGKEVIHAESRMGLPSEEAMKQAMERAISEGANPKWVEAMGYGFTGMVATLHIDDQGPVVAFRADIDSNDVVEAQTDDHLPAKEGFSSKHDRAMHACGHDAHLTMALGLAEYIISHKEALHGTFKLILQPAEEGVRGAKAMRDAGVVDDVDYFFGMHIGINKAIANCLACMNFGFLATTKLDVEFKGYSSHAGASPELGKNALLAACTAALNLQAISRHSKGNSCINVGVLNAGTGRNVIPDTAYLQIETRGETGDVNEYIRKRAYEVLQGAAAMYDNEVIIREMGSAPACVNSEALAKEVQVLAKDMGLFRDVPLTNTGGGSEDCAYFLERVIEHGGQATYMILGSDIKAPHHNPRFDIDEADMINGIAVAGAIVETYLNKTK; from the coding sequence ATGAGTACCTATAAAAGTATTGCCTTTGCTAATGACAATCGTGATCGCTTTATAACGTTGCGTCGTGATTTACATCAACATCCTGAACCAGGCTGGTTGGAATATCGGACAGCAGCGATAGCAGCTGATCGATTAACAGAACTTGGTTATGATCTAAAAGTAGGTAAAGAGGTTATTCATGCTGAATCTCGTATGGGATTACCTAGCGAAGAAGCTATGAAGCAAGCTATGGAGCGAGCGATTAGTGAAGGGGCTAATCCTAAATGGGTAGAGGCTATGGGGTATGGCTTTACTGGTATGGTCGCTACTTTGCATATTGATGACCAAGGGCCCGTTGTGGCTTTTCGTGCGGATATTGACTCCAATGATGTAGTGGAAGCACAGACAGACGATCATTTACCAGCGAAAGAAGGATTTTCTTCGAAGCATGATAGAGCGATGCATGCGTGTGGACATGATGCTCATTTAACAATGGCACTAGGGCTTGCCGAGTATATTATAAGCCATAAAGAGGCGTTACATGGCACGTTTAAATTGATTTTACAGCCCGCTGAAGAAGGTGTTCGCGGGGCTAAAGCAATGCGTGATGCTGGCGTAGTTGATGACGTGGATTATTTCTTTGGCATGCATATTGGCATTAATAAGGCTATTGCTAATTGTTTAGCTTGTATGAATTTTGGGTTTTTAGCAACTACCAAATTAGACGTAGAATTTAAAGGATATTCTTCGCATGCAGGCGCATCTCCTGAATTAGGTAAAAATGCGTTATTAGCAGCTTGTACAGCAGCGTTAAATCTTCAAGCTATATCACGCCATTCGAAGGGTAATTCCTGCATTAATGTGGGCGTATTAAATGCAGGTACAGGCCGTAATGTCATTCCTGATACTGCATATTTGCAAATTGAAACCCGTGGTGAGACAGGTGACGTTAATGAATATATCCGTAAACGTGCTTATGAAGTGTTACAGGGTGCGGCGGCTATGTATGATAATGAAGTTATTATTAGAGAGATGGGCAGTGCACCGGCTTGCGTGAATTCTGAAGCATTAGCTAAAGAAGTACAAGTCTTAGCAAAAGATATGGGTTTATTCCGTGATGTGCCATTGACTAATACGGGTGGTGGCAGTGAAGACTGTGCCTACTTTTTAGAGCGAGTTATTGAACATGGTGGTCAAGCAACGTACATGATTCTTGGCTCTGATATTAAAGCGCCACATCATAATCCACGCTTTGATATTGATGAAGCCGATATGATTAATGGCATTGCTGTAGCTGGGGCTATTGTTGAAACGTATTTAAATAAAACTAAATAA